The proteins below come from a single Saccharopolyspora sp. SCSIO 74807 genomic window:
- a CDS encoding chorismate mutase, whose protein sequence is MNAAVDGDQQQPETPDAAEPAQPASEAISGFREEIDYLDAEILRLVKRRAEVSRQVGERRMADGGPRIVYNREMDVLARYRELGPEGRELAMILLRLGRGRLGH, encoded by the coding sequence ATGAACGCCGCTGTGGACGGTGACCAGCAACAGCCCGAGACCCCCGACGCCGCGGAGCCCGCGCAGCCCGCGTCGGAGGCGATCTCCGGCTTCCGCGAAGAGATCGACTACCTGGACGCCGAGATCCTGCGCCTGGTCAAGCGCCGCGCCGAGGTTTCCAGGCAGGTCGGCGAGCGGCGGATGGCCGACGGCGGACCCCGCATCGTCTACAACCGCGAGATGGACGTGCTCGCGCGCTACCGCGAACTCGGCCCGGAAGGCCGGGAACTCGCGATGATCCTGCTGCGCCTGGGCCGCGGCCGGCTCGGGCACTGA
- a CDS encoding 3-hydroxybutyrate dehydrogenase, which yields MDDRPTGSPAVPDPYLLAGKRAVVTGAASGIGSAAARRLAAAGATVVAVDRDAEPVQRIAEEIGAEAGIVDLDDPEAAAPLGEHADVVVNNAGLQHVAPVHQFPPEAFGKLLRVMLESPFRLVRAALPGMYERGWGRIVNISSVHGLRASPFKSAYVTAKHGLEGLSKTIAVEGAAYGVTSNCINPGYVRTPLVEKQVAEQAELHRVPEEQVIEDVLLARTPVKRLVEPDEVADLVCWLCGPATTSVTGSSFPMDGGWTAH from the coding sequence ATGGATGATCGGCCGACCGGCTCTCCCGCCGTCCCGGACCCGTACCTGCTCGCCGGCAAGCGGGCGGTGGTGACCGGCGCGGCAAGCGGCATCGGCTCCGCCGCCGCGCGCAGGCTCGCCGCGGCCGGCGCCACCGTCGTGGCCGTGGACCGCGACGCCGAGCCGGTGCAGCGCATCGCGGAGGAGATCGGAGCCGAGGCCGGCATCGTCGACCTCGACGATCCGGAAGCCGCCGCCCCGCTGGGCGAGCACGCCGATGTCGTGGTCAACAACGCCGGGCTGCAGCACGTCGCCCCGGTGCACCAGTTCCCGCCGGAGGCGTTCGGCAAGCTGCTGCGAGTGATGCTGGAGTCCCCGTTCCGGCTGGTCCGGGCGGCGCTGCCCGGGATGTACGAGCGGGGCTGGGGCCGGATCGTGAACATCTCCTCGGTGCACGGCCTGCGCGCGTCGCCGTTCAAGAGCGCGTACGTCACCGCCAAGCACGGCTTGGAAGGGTTGTCCAAAACGATCGCGGTGGAGGGCGCCGCCTACGGCGTCACCTCGAACTGCATCAACCCCGGCTACGTGCGCACCCCGCTGGTGGAGAAGCAGGTCGCCGAGCAGGCCGAGCTGCACCGGGTGCCGGAGGAGCAGGTCATCGAAGACGTGCTGCTGGCGCGCACCCCGGTCAAGCGGCTGGTGGAGCCGGACGAGGTGGCCGACCTGGTGTGCTGGCTGTGCGGACCGGCCACGACCTCGGTCACCGGTTCGTCGTTCCCGATGGACGGGGGCTGGACGGCGCACTGA
- a CDS encoding type II toxin-antitoxin system VapC family toxin: MIYFDSCAFLKLLLPEEHRPAIAKYVSSNQQPWVSSELLLVEVLRVLNRGVPSESSWRWATKMLAGVVKVPVSEIATRAYQVTPASIRSLDAIHLATALHVGTPLSAFITYDKRLEEAAVAHQLPVVVPKDE; this comes from the coding sequence ATGATCTACTTCGACTCCTGCGCATTCCTCAAATTGCTGCTGCCGGAGGAGCACCGGCCGGCCATCGCGAAGTACGTTTCCTCGAACCAGCAGCCTTGGGTTTCGAGCGAGTTGCTGCTCGTGGAAGTGCTTCGCGTGCTGAACCGCGGAGTTCCGAGCGAGAGTTCCTGGCGATGGGCCACCAAGATGCTCGCGGGCGTGGTCAAGGTGCCGGTGAGCGAGATCGCGACCCGGGCGTATCAGGTGACGCCCGCGAGCATTCGCTCGCTCGATGCGATTCATCTGGCCACGGCGCTGCACGTCGGTACCCCGTTGAGCGCGTTCATCACCTACGACAAGCGGTTGGAGGAGGCCGCGGTGGCGCACCAGCTGCCGGTGGTGGTGCCCAAGGACGAGTGA
- a CDS encoding UvrD-helicase domain-containing protein, protein MSTLFDLPHDGPSQAGSAAAAGAAAHDPDALLAGLNPQQSEAVVHTGSPLLIVAGAGSGKTRVLTNRIAYLLAQGVHPGQIMAITFTNKAAAEMKERVAELVGRRANAMWVSTFHSMCVRVLRREAKTLGISSNFTIYDADDSRRMITMIGRELELDSKRYPARTLGVHVSNLKNELVTPAEAAERAGNDMERKVAQVYAAYQRKLADSQAMDFDDLIMRTVDLLREHPDVAEHYRRRFRHVMVDEYQDTNHAQYVLVRELVGLEPTESGTPPAELCVVGDADQSIYAFRGATIRNIEEFERDYPQARTILLEQNYRSTQTILNAANSVIRRNSNRRDKRLWSEAGEGAPIVGYVADNEHDEAAFVAGEIDKLVDDGEVTFNDIAVFYRTNNQSRVFEEVFIRLGLPYRVIGGVRFYERREVRDALAYLRVLDNPDDTVSLRRILNVPKRGIGDKAETVVASHADQERISFNAALRQAAEGRVPALATRAQRQISGFVALLDELGEIARESDVADVLEAVLERTGYRGELEASDDPQDAGRVENLTELVTVAREFTESRAPQAPGQSSDGQPGGGQPGSGQPGSGQNTAGHDEPGQDVSGQDTDDPSAESVVRPAEPAAEDAEEEALGLPADDSLAAFLERVSLVADADSLPESGDGVVTLMTLHTAKGLEFPVVFSTGWEDGIFPHMRALSDPAELAEERRLAYVGITRARQRLYLSRALMRSAWGQPMTNPASRFLTEIPDELFEWRRIEPERSAPQVRSTWGNRGGFDRGGSDSAQAGLAERGMRSTGAAGWKDQMAIKLDAGDRVTHDKYGLGTVLATEGEGARATATIDFGASGTVRLMLIGSVPLTKL, encoded by the coding sequence ATGAGCACCCTGTTCGATCTTCCGCACGACGGTCCGTCCCAGGCGGGTTCCGCCGCTGCTGCAGGCGCGGCGGCGCATGATCCGGACGCCCTGCTCGCGGGCTTGAACCCGCAGCAGTCCGAGGCCGTGGTGCACACCGGCTCGCCGCTGCTGATCGTGGCGGGCGCCGGTTCCGGCAAGACCCGGGTGCTGACCAACCGGATCGCCTACCTGCTCGCGCAGGGGGTGCATCCCGGGCAGATCATGGCGATCACGTTCACCAACAAGGCCGCCGCCGAGATGAAGGAGCGGGTGGCCGAGCTGGTGGGCAGGCGCGCGAACGCGATGTGGGTGTCCACGTTCCACTCGATGTGCGTGCGGGTGCTGCGCCGCGAGGCGAAGACGCTGGGCATCTCGTCGAACTTCACCATCTACGACGCCGACGACTCGCGGCGGATGATCACGATGATCGGCCGCGAGCTGGAGCTGGACTCCAAGCGCTATCCGGCGCGCACCCTCGGCGTGCACGTGTCGAACCTGAAGAACGAGCTGGTCACCCCTGCGGAGGCGGCCGAGCGCGCGGGCAACGACATGGAGCGCAAGGTCGCCCAGGTCTACGCCGCCTACCAGCGCAAGCTGGCCGACTCGCAGGCGATGGACTTCGACGACCTGATCATGCGCACCGTGGACCTGCTGCGCGAGCACCCGGACGTCGCCGAGCACTACCGCCGCCGGTTCCGGCACGTGATGGTCGACGAGTACCAGGACACCAACCACGCGCAGTACGTGCTGGTGCGCGAGCTGGTGGGGCTCGAACCGACCGAGAGCGGCACGCCGCCTGCCGAGCTGTGCGTGGTCGGCGACGCCGACCAGTCGATCTACGCGTTCCGCGGCGCGACGATCCGCAACATCGAGGAGTTCGAGCGGGACTACCCGCAGGCCCGCACGATCCTGCTGGAGCAGAACTACCGCTCCACCCAGACCATCCTGAACGCGGCGAACTCGGTGATCCGGCGCAACTCGAACCGCCGGGACAAGCGGCTGTGGAGCGAGGCGGGCGAAGGCGCGCCGATCGTCGGGTACGTCGCCGACAACGAGCACGACGAGGCGGCGTTCGTGGCCGGCGAGATCGACAAGCTGGTCGACGACGGCGAGGTCACGTTCAACGACATCGCGGTGTTCTACCGGACCAACAACCAGTCCCGGGTGTTCGAGGAGGTGTTCATCCGCCTCGGCCTGCCCTACCGGGTCATCGGCGGGGTGCGCTTCTACGAGCGCCGCGAGGTCCGCGACGCGCTGGCCTACCTGCGGGTGCTGGACAACCCGGACGACACGGTGAGCCTGCGCCGCATCCTGAACGTGCCCAAGCGCGGTATCGGCGACAAGGCCGAGACCGTGGTCGCCTCGCACGCCGATCAGGAGCGGATTTCGTTCAACGCGGCGCTGCGCCAGGCCGCGGAGGGCCGGGTGCCTGCGCTGGCCACCCGCGCGCAGCGGCAGATCTCCGGTTTCGTGGCGCTACTGGACGAGCTCGGCGAGATCGCCCGCGAGTCGGACGTGGCCGACGTGCTGGAGGCGGTGCTGGAACGCACCGGCTACCGCGGTGAGCTGGAGGCCAGCGACGACCCGCAGGACGCCGGGCGGGTGGAGAACCTGACGGAGCTGGTCACGGTGGCTCGCGAGTTCACCGAGTCCCGCGCGCCGCAGGCACCCGGGCAGTCCTCCGACGGGCAGCCCGGCGGCGGGCAGCCCGGCAGCGGGCAGCCCGGCAGCGGACAGAACACAGCCGGGCACGACGAGCCCGGCCAGGACGTTTCCGGTCAGGACACCGACGACCCTTCCGCGGAATCCGTCGTGCGCCCGGCCGAACCGGCTGCGGAGGACGCCGAGGAGGAAGCGCTCGGCCTGCCCGCGGACGACTCGCTGGCCGCGTTCCTGGAGCGGGTTTCGCTGGTGGCCGACGCCGACTCGCTGCCGGAATCCGGCGACGGCGTGGTCACCCTGATGACCCTGCACACCGCGAAGGGCCTGGAGTTCCCGGTGGTGTTCTCCACCGGCTGGGAAGACGGGATCTTCCCGCACATGCGGGCGCTGAGCGACCCCGCCGAACTGGCCGAGGAGCGGCGGCTGGCCTACGTCGGCATCACCCGCGCCCGGCAGCGGCTGTACCTGTCGCGGGCGTTGATGCGCTCGGCGTGGGGGCAGCCGATGACGAACCCGGCTTCGCGGTTCCTCACCGAGATCCCGGACGAGCTGTTCGAGTGGCGCCGCATCGAGCCGGAGCGGTCCGCGCCGCAGGTGCGCAGCACGTGGGGTAACCGCGGCGGGTTCGACCGCGGCGGTTCGGATTCGGCGCAGGCCGGGCTGGCCGAGCGCGGCATGCGCAGCACCGGTGCGGCGGGCTGGAAGGACCAGATGGCGATCAAGCTGGACGCCGGGGACCGGGTCACGCACGACAAGTACGGCCTCGGCACGGTGTTGGCCACCGAGGGCGAAGGTGCGCGCGCGACCGCCACGATCGATTTCGGGGCCTCGGGAACCGTGCGGTTGATGCTCATCGGCAGCGTTCCGCTGACCAAGCTGTGA